The following proteins are encoded in a genomic region of Takifugu rubripes chromosome 9, fTakRub1.2, whole genome shotgun sequence:
- the cep152 gene encoding centrosomal protein of 152 kDa isoform X3 — translation MGPLVEDTVEDLRHIQRSLCELQKLLTDLPDDMLEDSRDSSPELDYSTCSNKNTTASPQSTRTPRRSADPRSDSQPQYEGDYDNHSPDGSPYETGGVQLTRHQVQPQTWSQTPHDHQFNPGEYSYTSVGAETNEFSTDEYASQTFPQGNNNAAMYNGEGRGHDQNQGNDPRNPFQGLKSGPGDGALDPYKATYNPHRHVRQPPMFNVQATRQDAQLEQLQREFLESTQQTAAGEQLAQLQILNKAHQRQIEDLERKLEDSRRNMRYVEHQHAIVKDEKDGLKASLKDSNRLIEEAKQREVQLQSRLNSLEQQVNVLTGRDQESVKKLRAAEAAVDSLKQQVVELCRSDTLSKAREQHDRDLAVTKEQHAAALLRLHQKVDSTCQGLNEQIDVAQSLREQLQRSERQREEEQLERARVVNGLAQRLEESQQQCAKLLQTSSVQETTQLQIKVQQAEAAKALSENMNKDLQEDLADLKEQINLYENAVRYGVIGLDQSEEWENHLSESCVDLGLKKAKRKNGLHGKAVAHLSDSKMPKDEGLRLLRVEMQRCLGSLKGKRQKISQLHEELRLCRGRVNELQSQMDEAKLSATVQESSQLKNPEASGESKKELLRLQEDQRRLQEQLELLEKNNKELKQSEEKLKSTNLELCTKMREMIQELDQEKQEASLRAERINQQHRDDVVSRVRAELMLQHDTQVEQLAAQHQQQVQQLQTELSEANDKLLAVQECYLSVCREKDALEERVRAREQQEEKLVKEKEQKIREEGVIAMEKLRAALEAQHQASLNQMKSLWCKEKETEVQLQVKAQVALAKAAWREEQLKMEKTWEQRLEEVRREKCRETAEATCQAAEPEASRGTVPVEELDIRLRAQKQQLLLEADKVKHKAVEEARRQTQRQLHKKNLEDMAKQVEGAVTRAYNRWIQDLTSLPEYQASLQREKEKWEQGHKELAEQRSLSEAEKQKEQLEEQSSGTQRMEQLQEEVADLQTQLEQVRQEQAALMQAELAGARATWNRDKQQELAAVRARMEQAHQGKLLEQRRALEQVLQQAREDAASQQKEMLLQMEARLQQTLESREEEWRRESSAKEETQRGRTRGEMLAELQAALADVQAQLKMDPKPEQQDVGDVGTNGGTEDTITRFIKTSCRDIVNAAVSQAKEGWRRISEDRLGRVLKETQQHYELELSKVQNSLSQRKEPPRCRKECPEMVGKLQRKNQELQRHLEKACRQLQHCVQEHKSAVQRLKDEHESSLQMTRVQHLQQLEEAKRATETAESSEQQKMQEGLEEMKQQYLSTVEKIRGRWVFQTNRLLARRGSALLCVAGDVMLHLQESRERAAEVIQAELQRERRDTARTMRHYYLSCLQELLEDGGKSTGAEKKIMSAASKLAAMAKVLETPVKGKPGKIPRFQSGCPVLNLPAPTDQPEQNPPPTPLLSQHRTKPPTGSGNCAPDPAQTRFQCKQAEQRASPSLCPGKRGGADKNSPFLGQEAPVRDEKGASWSLTSSDSDTGPSRPPRRKEEPAAPFSLCDTEEFGRLSPDFSDMTLYNDIAQKSPRVQRKAAARREPTPGSEAERRQEGSSGPLFSELRQHQDSGFASPFYLQK, via the exons ATGGGTCCTTTGGTTGAGGACACTGTGGAGGATTTGAGGCATATTCAACGGTCCTTGTGTGAA ctgcagaagctgctgacgGACCTGCCCGATGACATGCTGGAGGACAGCCGAGACTCCTCCCCGGAGCTGGACTACTCCACCTGCAGCAATAAAAACACCACCGCCAG CCCACAGTCCACACGGACTCCACGGCGGTCAGCTGATCCGAGGTCAGATTCACAACCACAG TATGAAGGTGACTATGACAACCACTCCCCTGATGGGTCCCCTTATGAGACTGGGGGTGTTCAACTCACCAGACATCAGGTCCAGCCTCAAACATGGAGCCAGACGCCACATGACCACCAGTTCAACCCGGGAGAGTATTCCTACACCAGTGTTGGTGCCGAGACCAATGAGTTTTCCACAGACGAATACGCGTCTCAAACGTTCCCTCAAGGCAACAATAACGCTGCGATGTACAACGGGGAAGGACGAGGACACGACCAAAACCAGGGGAACGATCCCAGAAATCCTTTTCAG GGCTTAAAGTCTGGACCAGGAGACGGGGCTTTGGATCCGTACAAGGCCACCTACAACCCCCACCGTCACGTCCGCCAGCCGCCGATGTTCAACGTGCAGGCGACGCGCCAGGATGCTCAGCTCGAGCAGCTCCAGAGAGAATTTCTGGAATCGACTCAGC AAACTGCTGCTGGGGAACAGCTGGCACAGCTGCAGATTCTTAACAAAGCTCATCAGCGGCAAATTGAAGATTTGGAAAGAAAACTGGAGGATTCGCGGCGAAACATGAGATACGTTGAACATCAGCATGCGATTGTCAAAG ATGAGAAAGATGGCCTCAAAGCGAGTCTAAAGGACTCAAACCGACTGATTGAAGAGGCGAAGCAGAGAGAGGTTCAGCTGCAAAGCCGGTTGAATTCCTTGGAGCAGCAAGTTAATGTCCTGACTGGCAGAGACCAGGAG AGCGTGAAGAAGCTGAGGGCGGCGGAGGCAGCAGTGGACAGcctgaagcagcaggtggtggAGCTCTGTCGCTCAGACACGCTGTCCAAAGCGCGGGAGCAGCACGATCGAGACCTCGCCGTCACGAAGGAGCAGCACGCCGCTGCGCTGTTGAGACTTCACCAGAAAGTGGACTCGACTTGTCAGGGCCTCAATGAGCAG ATTGATGTCGCTCAGAGCTtaagagagcagctgcagcgctcGGAAcggcagagagaagaagagcagctcGAGAGGGCGCGAGTCGTCAACGGCCTTGCTCAGCGTCTGGAGGAGAGTCAGCAGCAGTGCGCCAAGCTGCTTCAGACCA GCTCGGTGCAGGAGACCACCCAGCTGCAAATTAAAGTGCAGCAGGCTGAGGCTGCAAAGGCGCTGAGTGAAAATATGAACAAAGATTTACAG GAGGACCTCGCTGATTTAAAGGAGCAGATCAATCTGTATGAAAACGCTGTGAGATACGGTGTCATTGGATTAGACCAGAGCGAAGAGTGGGAGAACCACCTGTCTgaatcctgtgtggatttaggattaaagaaagcaaagaggaaaaatggCCTTCACGG AAAGGCTGTGGCTCATCTGTCGGACTCCAAGATGCCTAAAGATGAAGGTCTGCGGCTGCTCAGAGTGGAGATGCAGCGCTGCCTGGGGAGTCTGAAGGGGAAGAGGCAGAAGATCAGCCAGCTGCACGAGGAGCTCCGGCTCTGTCGGGGTCGAGTGAATGAGCTGCAGAGCCAGATGGATGAAGCCAAGCTCAGCGCTACG GTCCAAGAATCCAGCCAGCTAAAAAATCCAGAAGCATCCGGAGAGTCCAAGAAAGAGCTCCTCAGGTTACAAGAAGACCAAAGACGTCTGCAGGAACAACTGGAG TTGCTGGAAAAGAATAATAAGGAGCTGAAACAGAGCGAGGAGAAGTTGAAATCTACGAACTTGGAGCTTTGCACCAAGATGAGGGAGATGATCCAGGAACTGGACCAAGAGAAGCAGGAGGCATCTCTCAG GGCCGAACGAATCAACCAACAGCACAGAGATGACGTGGTGAGCCGGGTCAGGGCGGAGCTCATGCTTCAACACGACAcccaggtggagcagctggcggcgcagcaccagcagcaggtccagcagctacA GACAGAGTTGTCTGAGGCCAACGACAAGCTCTTGGCTGTGCAAGAGTGTTACCTATCTGTGTGCAGGGAGAAGGATGCGCTTGAAGAGCGCGTACGcgccagagagcagcaggaggagaaattggtgaaagaaaaggag CAAAAGATTAGAGAGGAGGGCGTCATCGCTATGGAGAAGCTGCGAGCAGCGCTGGAGGCTCAGCATCAAGCCTCGCTGAACCAGATGAAATCTCTCTGGTGCAAAGAGAAGGAGACGgaggtgcagctgcaggtgaaggcTCAGGTCGCCCTGGCAAAGGCTGCgtggagggaggagcagctgaaa ATGGAGAAGACCTGGgagcagaggctggaggaggtgaggagggaaaaatgCAGAGAGACCGCTGAGGCAACCTGTCAGGCAGCTGAGCCTGAGGCCAGCAGGGGGACGGTTCccgtggaggagctggacatcAGGCTCAGAGCccagaaacagcagctgctcctggaaGCCGACAAGGTCAAACACAAAGCTGTGGAAGAAGCCAGGAGACAAACGCAGAGGCAGCTGCACAAGAAAAACCTGGAGGACATGGCCAAACAG GTTGAAGGTGCAGTAACTCGAGCATATAATCGCTGGATCCAGGATCTGACTTCCTTACCAGAATATCAAGCCTCACTccaaagagagaaggaaaaatggGAACAAGGGCATAAAGAACTCGCAGAACAGCGG AGCCTGAGTgaagcagagaagcagaaggagcagctggaggagcagagttcTGGGACTCAGAGGATGGAAcagctccaggaggaggtggcagaTCTCCAAACTCAGCTGGAGCAAGTGAGACAGGAGCAGGCGGCCCTGATGCAGGCCGAGCTGGCCGGTGCCAGAGCCACCTGGAACCGGGACAAGCAGCAGGAACTCGCTGCCGTTCGGGCTCGCATGGAACAGGCTCACCAGGGCAAACTGCTGGAGCAGCGCCGAGCGCTGGAGCAGGTTCTGCAGCAGGCCAGAGAGGACGCCGCTTCACAACAGAAGGAGATGCTCCTGCAGATGGAggccaggctgcagcagactCTGGAGAGCCGAGAGGAAGAGTGGAGACGTGAGAGTTCCGCCAAGGAAGAGACCCAGAGAGGACGGACCAGAGGCGAAATGCTCGCAGAGCTTCAGGCAGCTCTGGCGGACGTCCAAGCGCAGCTCAAAATGGATCCTAAACCTGAGCAGCAGGACGTCGGGGACGTCGGGACAAACGGTGGGACCGAAGACACCATAACACGTTTCATCAAGACGTCCTGCCGAGACATCGTCAACGCTGCGGTGTCTCAGGCCAAGGAGGGATGGAGAAGA ATTAGTGAGGACAGACTCGGTCGGGTCTTAAAGGAGACGCAGCAGCACTACGAGCTGGAGCTCTCTAAAGTGCAGA ACTCCCTGTCCCAGAGGAAGGAGCCTCCACGGTGTAGGAAAGAGTGTCCGGAGATGGTTgggaagctgcagaggaaaaacCAAGAGCTCCAGAGACACTTGGAGAAAGCCTGTCGTCAGCTTCAGCACTGCGTTCAAGAGCACAAAAGCGCCGTGCAGAGACTGAAGG ATGAGCATGAGAGCAGCCTTCAGATGACGAGGgtgcaacatctgcagcagctggaagaagcCAAGCGCGCCACCGAGACCGCCGA GAGCTCTGAGCAGCAGAAGATGCAGGAAGGCCTGGAAGAGATGAAGCAGCAGTATTTATCCACCGTGGAGAAGATCAGAGGTCGGTGGGTTTTTCAAACGAATCGCCTGTTGGCACGGCGCGGCTCAGCTTTGCTCTGTGTGGCAGGAGACGTGATGCTTCACCTCCAGGAGAGTCGGGAGCGAGCGGCCGAGGTGATCCAGGCGGAGCTGCAGCGGGAGCGGCGAGACACGGCCAGAACGATGCGCCACTATTACCTGAGCTGTCTGCAGGAGTTACTGGAGGACGGGGGAAAGAGCACGGG ggctgaaaagaaaataatgagcGCTGCCAGCAAACTGGCGGCCATGGCGAAAGTCCTGGAGACACCGGTCAAGGGAAAACCGGGAAAGATCCCCCGTTTCCAGA GTGGCTGCCCCGTGTTGAACCTGCCGGCGCCGACCGACCAGCCggagcagaacccccccccaacgccTCTCCTGTCCCAGCACAGGACTAAACCTCCCACTGGATCTGGAAATTGTGCTCCGGATCCCGCTCAGACACGCTTCCAGTGCAAGCAGGCGGAGCAGAGGGCATCTCCGTCGCTCTGTCCGGGGAAGCGAGGGGGGGCGGACAAGAACTCGCCCTTCCTGGGCCAAGAAGCTCCCGTCAGAGATGAGAAAGGGGCCAGCTGGAGCTTGACCAGCAGCGACTCTGACACGGGTCCTTCCAGGCCGCCGCGCAGGAAGGAGGAACCCGCGGCGCCATTTTCCCTTTGTGACACGGAGGAGTTCGGCCGCCTCAGTCCGGATTTCTCTGACATGACGCTCTACAATGACATTGCCCAGAAGAGCCCCCGCGTGCAGAGGAAGGCGGCTGCACGCCGGGAGCCCACGCCGGGCTCCGAGGCAGAGAGGCGGCAGGAAGGGAGCTCGGGGCCGCTGTTCTCCGAGCTGAGGCAGCACCAGGACAGTGGCTTTGCGAGTCCCTTCTACCTCCAGAAATGA